In Sphingobacterium sp. R2, the genomic stretch AAAGGGAACGCATTATAATAGCGAACAGATGACCCTATACTCGGCTGAAAAACTGATTTACGCTCATCCAGATCAATATTGGAGTGAATATCTGGTTCGCTGGCATCCATCCACCAGGCATCGATCCCAATTTTGAACAGGTTGTTGTCCAACAAATTCCAGAACCCGTCGCGTGCCGCTTTGTTGAAAGGATCATAAAATGTCGAGGTATAGCCCTTTCCGATCCAGTCTTTTCTGCCATCATAAATATTTCGTGGATAGATCCATTTGTTGGCTTTAAATTCTTGGTAGACGGAAGACTCTTCATTGATTTTGGGCCAGGCCGAAATCATAATCTTAAAGTGCTGATCATGCAGCTTCTTCACCATGGCCTGAGGATCTGGGAAACGCTTTACATCAAATTTCTGGCTCCCCCAGTCATTTTCAGCCCAGTAAGACCAATCCTGCACAATATTGTCGATTGGAATCTTACGTTTGCGAAATTCAGCTGCGACCGCTTCAATTTCCGCTTGCGTCTTGTAGCGTTCTCTGCTCTGCCAAAATCCGAAGCTCCAAAGCGGCATAATCGGTGCCTTGCCGGACAAGTGGCGATAACCTGCAATGACCTCATCCATCGATGCCCCCTGAACAAAGTAATAATCAATGGCATCGCCAGCTTCCGAATTAAAGGAAAATACATTTTTACGCACTTCTGGGATAGGGCTCTGCCAGTTTAATGTAAAATAAGATTCCCCTCCATCTGGTATCCATTCCATGCGGATCTGGTGGATCTTATCTTTCTGGAGGTCTCTCTCAATCTCAAAGGTACCTGCATTCCAAGATTGACGCCAGCGGTCGGCGACCTGCTCCCCATCAATCCAGACTTTCATATAACCCGAATATTTAAAATGCAGCACATGTTTGCCTGTGTAGGGCGAAGAGAAACTTCCGGCATAGATGACTTTGCTTTCGGCCAGATTTACGCCCTTTGGAAACTTGTGCTGATCTGTTAGGTAGCCATAGTCAATGATCGATTCCGGCCGGGATAGATAAACCTCTTCGCCTTTGTTCCGGTTTACATAGGTTGCTGTGAGCCACCCCGGTTCACCTTCTTTTGACTGCAGCTTAAAAGCATTTAGGGGCAATAACGGCCGCACGTCGCCCGCTTTTGTAATGGAGTAATTGTGCCATAAAATACCATAGTTATTGGTGGACAGTAAAAAGGGGATTCCGATTTCGGTATTATATTGCAGCAGCGAAACCTGTTTTCCGCGGTTATAGTTCATCACTGCATTCTGATGTTGGCCGAGTCCATAGATCCCTTCTTCCGCATTGACAATAAAGTCTTGGTTAATGTGATAAAATGCATCACCTTGATAACTATTGGCTAAGAAAGAACTGGAATTCCGCTTTGCTTCTTTAAAGATGGATTGCCCCTTAAGGTCAAAAAATTCCACTTTACCATTTATCAAGGAAACCACTGTCTGCATATTGGCCGTTTGTACATTTACCGTCGAGTCGGTCGAGCTTACCGCAAGTGATTTTACTTGCCGGCGCAGTGAATCGACGATCACTAAGCTTGTTTGTCCTGGTAAGGCTGCACCAGCCGGAACAGCTGTGACACGCACAATCTTGTCGGTCAAGACATCCAAATAAATATCCTGATCAATGGAGGTCTCCGAATTTTTGAAGCTGACCTTAATACCAGAAGGCATTTTTTCATAATGAGCTTTATTGGCTTGGCTAAATCCCTGCTGTACGATTGCGAAGAGCATCAAACCACTTAAAGCGTACGTTAAGTTGCGCATTTAAATAAGATTTATTGGTTATTATATTCCCTTGGTTATTACATGTCCTTTCCTATTGAAAGAACAGATCAAATATAAAATGCAACCGGTTGTATAAGGGGTATGTTTTGTTAACTTTTAGGGGTTATTTTGTTAACTTATGCGGTAAGACATGCAGACGACATTGCAACTAAACCATTTATTTATAAGCTTTTTCGATAAAAAGACGGCAGGTTACCAAATGCAGATTTAAAATATTTGCTGAATTGTTTCGGATTTCCGAATCCAACTTCATAAGCGATTTCAGCCATCGATAATTTCGAGTTCTGAACCAGATGCATGGCACGCTTGAGTCGAATATGTCGGATGTATTCCATCGGTGAATAGCCTGTGATGGCAAGCACCTTTTTATAAAGCCCTACGCGGGTGAGATTCATTCTTTTGGCTAGCAGTTCGACAGAAAGCGAAGAGTCACTGAGATCCTGTTCAATTTCCTTTACAAGCAAACGGATAAACTGTTCATCAGCAGATACGATATCGGGCTGCGCCAGATTAACGTTGATCTGTTTTTTATACCGTTTTACCAACGTCTGCTGCTGATGGAGTATCTGCGCCAATTTTGAACGCAGTAGACTGATATTAAAAGGTTTGTTTATATAATCTGTTGCACCGGCCTGTAAGGCCTCCAGTTCAATCTTCTGATTGACTACCGCAGTTACAATCAGCACAGGGATATGAACCAACTTAGCCTGGGCTTTTATAAAGCGGCAAAAATCCAGTCCGCTCTCTCCAGGCAGGCTAAGATCCGTGATGACAAGATCGACCTGCTGCTTGCTTAGGATTAATTTTGCATCATTAATACTTTGTGCAGCGTGAATTAGGTAGACCGAACTCAGGGTTCGCTCCAAGTAATGAAGGAAATCAATATCATCTTCCACCAATAAAATAGCGGGTTTATCCTGCTTACTGCTTTCGATGGGATCGGCGCTCGCTACGGCCTTATTTATGGGCAACTGAACATTAAATGTCGTCCAGTGCGCATTGCTACTCAGCCTGATATTTCCACTCAAGAATTCGACATAGTCTTTGACAATAGAAAGCCCGATGCCTGTACCCTGATTCCGTTTTCCATTTGGCACATCCAGTTGTATGTAACGTTCAAAAACGCGGGCTTGTAAATTTTCGGGAATCGCTATACCCTGATTTTGAACTTCAATACACAGTATCTTTTCTGTTTCTTGTTCAGTGATTTCGGCACTGAATGCCACAATGCCGGATACCGGGCTAAATTTGACCGCATTTGACATCAGATTGAAAATAATGCTTTCCAATTTGTTTTTGTCAAACCAGGACAGATATGTGTCTGGAGCGATATTGACCTGCAACGAGATCTGATTACTTTGAGCTATCCCGGCGAAGGCATCGAGCTGTTCGCGGATAAATCCCATGAGGTCCCCATACTCTTCATTCAGTTCAAGTTCACTTTTCTCCAATTTTCTAAAGTCCAGCAGCTGGTTGACCAATTTAAGCAGGCGTTCTGCATTCTTCTTGATTAAGTTTAGGTCGGCTCTTTTTTCTGGATGCTGTTCTTCATCCAGCAGCTGCTGTGCTGGAGTTAGAATCAAGCTGATCGGAGTCCTGAATTCATGGCTTATATTGGTAAAGAAACGTGTTTTCAACGCATCCAGTTCCTTTGCCTGTGCAGCCTGTTCCTGAGCGAGGTAAAGTTGATTACGCGTCCTGACGCGCAGTTTTGTCAAATAAAAATAAGCCCATAGGACGACTAGTATCAAACCGGCATAAAAAAGAAAGGCCATTGTTGAGCGCCAAAACGGTGGCTGTATATCGATTGTCAAAAGTAGTACACCATCTGACCAACTACTTGAATCGATAGCATGCCGAATATACAAGCTGTAGCTGCGGGTGTCCAGATTGGTAAAACTGGCCCGCATGGTTCCCGGTTCAAAATCAAACCATTCATAACTTAGACCAGCAAGCTGATATTGGTAGAGTCCATTATGTTGCTGTAGGTAGTCAAAGGTCGATAACTCCAGCGAAATGGCATTGAGGTTGTACGGAAGCCTCAGTTCCTTAAGATTATTCAGGGCTTGATCGTAAATGACCCGACCCGAAAATTCTTCACCGACGGCTACCCGCTTATTGAATAAATAGAGATTGGACAAAAGCGGCAAGATCAGTTCACTTTCGCGGCTAATTTTCGCAGGATCAATAAAATTGAACCCCTTTGGCCCACCAAAGACAAGCCTTCCGTCCCGCATTTTTAAAGCAGCGTTTTCATTGAATACATTCCCCTGAAGGCCCAATTCCTGCGTAAAATTGCGGATGATAAACTTCTCTGCCTGTCCTGTACCGACAATCGCCGACAGGCCTTTGTTTGTGGAAGCCCAAACATCACCTTGATCATCGACCAAGAGTGCCAGGATTGCATCGTCGCTAAGCCCATTTTGCTGTGTAAGATAGCTTATTTTAGTACCATCGATTACATGCAGTCCCTCTTGTGTCGCTACCCAAATACGACCGGCTTTGTCCTCATTGATATCATAAATTAGATCATTCATGAGTTTCATAGGCGAACTGGATGTATTGATATAAGTAATCTTCTCGTCGGGGGCCAACAATGCCAATCCTGTAGCTGTGCCGATCCAGAGACGTTTTTTTGAATCCTCAAATAAGACAGAGATATAATTGCTGTTGATGGTTTGGCCCTGCCGTGTATATGTTTTCGAAAACTGTGCTGTTTTTTTATCAAACAGGTACAGGCCGGTACTTAGCGTTCCTATCCATATCCGATGTTGGCTATCTTCATAGATCTCCCATACACTATCATCATTCAATTTCCCGGGGGCCGAGTCACGGTGGAAAACCTTAAAACTTTTGCCGTCAAATCGACACATACCACCTCGATAAGTTCCGATCCACAGCTTATCTTCCGTATCCAGCAATAAGGAAACAATCACGTTGGAGCTCAAACTGTTGGGATCCTGAGGATCATGCAGGTATTGCGTGAATGTTTTCTGACTGATATTATAATAGAGCAATCCCCCACCGTTTGTCCCGATCCATAGATTACCCTTTCGATCCTGTACAAACTTATTGACATCGTCAAAGGGAAGCGATTTAGGAAGCCCTGGATAGTTCCTAATTAAAGAGAATAACAACAGGTTGGGATGATAATAACTGATGCCACCTTTATAGGTGCCCGTCCATATGATACCTGACTTATCCCGATATAAAGCCGTTATGCTATTGTAAGGTAGGCTCCGTAAATCATATTTATCGTTAGCGAGGATCTGTACACTTTTTGTTTTTTTATCATAAACATTGATCCCACCATGATCAGTTCCTAGCCAAAGATGTCCTTGATCATCTTGCACGATATTGCCTACAAAAGGATTGGACAGTTCTTTTTGGAGGTGTTGAATTGATCCATCTTTCGGGTCAAGCCAGTATACACCAATTGGAATGTCTTTTGAGAAAATCCATATCGCCCCTTCCCGGTCGGCAAATAGATTATAATTTACCAGCTTACTGCTGATCGACAATAGGCTGGTTTTGGTACTTCGCAATGATTTGGTATCGATGTGGCCCAACAGGCCATTTTCGTAGATTACCCAGATCGTGTGTCCTTGACCAGCTATCACATCAGCGATTCGGTTGTTTTTTGTCAACGACGGTACAGTACGATAGGTTTTCTTTAGGCTATCGTACAAGATCAGCGAACGATCGCTATACAATAGTGCAAAGATCTGCCCTTCCAGCTGTCTTATCGTATGTACGTCTTTGACGGGCAACTTTAAGCGGGTCAGTATGGAATCAAGCTGCTGGATAATAATACCTGAGCGC encodes the following:
- a CDS encoding TIM-barrel domain-containing protein, which translates into the protein MRNLTYALSGLMLFAIVQQGFSQANKAHYEKMPSGIKVSFKNSETSIDQDIYLDVLTDKIVRVTAVPAGAALPGQTSLVIVDSLRRQVKSLAVSSTDSTVNVQTANMQTVVSLINGKVEFFDLKGQSIFKEAKRNSSSFLANSYQGDAFYHINQDFIVNAEEGIYGLGQHQNAVMNYNRGKQVSLLQYNTEIGIPFLLSTNNYGILWHNYSITKAGDVRPLLPLNAFKLQSKEGEPGWLTATYVNRNKGEEVYLSRPESIIDYGYLTDQHKFPKGVNLAESKVIYAGSFSSPYTGKHVLHFKYSGYMKVWIDGEQVADRWRQSWNAGTFEIERDLQKDKIHQIRMEWIPDGGESYFTLNWQSPIPEVRKNVFSFNSEAGDAIDYYFVQGASMDEVIAGYRHLSGKAPIMPLWSFGFWQSRERYKTQAEIEAVAAEFRKRKIPIDNIVQDWSYWAENDWGSQKFDVKRFPDPQAMVKKLHDQHFKIMISAWPKINEESSVYQEFKANKWIYPRNIYDGRKDWIGKGYTSTFYDPFNKAARDGFWNLLDNNLFKIGIDAWWMDASEPDIHSNIDLDERKSVFQPSIGSSVRYYNAFPLQNAKGIYEGQRETDPNKRVFILTRSFFAGQQRYAAAAWSGDIASRWHDMKDQIAGGINFSMSGTPYWTMDAGGFLVENRFHKPNAADLEEWRELNSRWYQYGAFLPLFRAHGQYPYREPYNIAPVDHPAYKSMTYAINLRYKLLAYNYSLAAKTFFEDYSMIRGLAMDFPQDNDGFQSNDQYLWGSSLLISPVTEKGATSRKIHFPKGASWYDLYSGKMVAGGQDLVVAAPYERIPVYVRAGAIVPIGPVMQYTAEKKPDVLDLYIYAGANGQFSLYEDEGSNYNYEKGKYSRIDFSYDNSAQILSLASRQGDFDGMLTKRKFNIIFVSDSNAVGLDVSSAKSTVVTYTGKALQVKLK
- a CDS encoding two-component regulator propeller domain-containing protein; amino-acid sequence: MQQLKSFLYACLQLFLLLFLGQSSVWSQVNTYAFKTLTSDQGLVHNHVNCALRDKYNYLWFGTESGLSRFDGAQFTNFRYSANKRSGLSGNSISAIFEGPEGNVWIRTSNGMNVYDQRSGIIIQQLDSILTRLKLPVKDVHTIRQLEGQIFALLYSDRSLILYDSLKKTYRTVPSLTKNNRIADVIAGQGHTIWVIYENGLLGHIDTKSLRSTKTSLLSISSKLVNYNLFADREGAIWIFSKDIPIGVYWLDPKDGSIQHLQKELSNPFVGNIVQDDQGHLWLGTDHGGINVYDKKTKSVQILANDKYDLRSLPYNSITALYRDKSGIIWTGTYKGGISYYHPNLLLFSLIRNYPGLPKSLPFDDVNKFVQDRKGNLWIGTNGGGLLYYNISQKTFTQYLHDPQDPNSLSSNVIVSLLLDTEDKLWIGTYRGGMCRFDGKSFKVFHRDSAPGKLNDDSVWEIYEDSQHRIWIGTLSTGLYLFDKKTAQFSKTYTRQGQTINSNYISVLFEDSKKRLWIGTATGLALLAPDEKITYINTSSSPMKLMNDLIYDINEDKAGRIWVATQEGLHVIDGTKISYLTQQNGLSDDAILALLVDDQGDVWASTNKGLSAIVGTGQAEKFIIRNFTQELGLQGNVFNENAALKMRDGRLVFGGPKGFNFIDPAKISRESELILPLLSNLYLFNKRVAVGEEFSGRVIYDQALNNLKELRLPYNLNAISLELSTFDYLQQHNGLYQYQLAGLSYEWFDFEPGTMRASFTNLDTRSYSLYIRHAIDSSSWSDGVLLLTIDIQPPFWRSTMAFLFYAGLILVVLWAYFYLTKLRVRTRNQLYLAQEQAAQAKELDALKTRFFTNISHEFRTPISLILTPAQQLLDEEQHPEKRADLNLIKKNAERLLKLVNQLLDFRKLEKSELELNEEYGDLMGFIREQLDAFAGIAQSNQISLQVNIAPDTYLSWFDKNKLESIIFNLMSNAVKFSPVSGIVAFSAEITEQETEKILCIEVQNQGIAIPENLQARVFERYIQLDVPNGKRNQGTGIGLSIVKDYVEFLSGNIRLSSNAHWTTFNVQLPINKAVASADPIESSKQDKPAILLVEDDIDFLHYLERTLSSVYLIHAAQSINDAKLILSKQQVDLVITDLSLPGESGLDFCRFIKAQAKLVHIPVLIVTAVVNQKIELEALQAGATDYINKPFNISLLRSKLAQILHQQQTLVKRYKKQINVNLAQPDIVSADEQFIRLLVKEIEQDLSDSSLSVELLAKRMNLTRVGLYKKVLAITGYSPMEYIRHIRLKRAMHLVQNSKLSMAEIAYEVGFGNPKQFSKYFKSAFGNLPSFYRKSL